Within Deferribacterota bacterium, the genomic segment TTGACTGCCCTTTATGCTCTATTAGGGGCATTTATTACAGCTTTCCCTGCAGCTTTAGCAGGATTAGCTAGTTGGATTATAAATTATAATATGAAGTGGACAAATATCTTTAGAAATAAAATTATATTTACTATTTTATTTATTATAACGAGTTTTGCAACTATATTGATTAGATTAGTGTTTGGTGATTTGATGTTATATGATTCGCCTATAAAATATTTTTATCTTTTATTATACTTAGCAAACCTTCCAATTATATCATTTGTTGCATATAATGGTGGTAAAATCACTTGGTCATAAAAAAATAAAAAAACTACTTGACATTATAATTATAAGAAGCTATTTAGAAGTAGGCTTTAAGCCTAAGAAATAAATGAGGTGTAATATGAGTAACAAAGGGAAAGTAAAGTGGTTTAACGATTCAAAGGGCTATGGATTTGTAACAGGGAATAACGGCTCTGATGTATTCGTTCACTACTCAGCAATTGCTATGAAAGGTTTCAAAACTTTAAAAGAAGGAGACGAGGTTACATTTGACATTATAGATGGGCCAAAAGGTCCTCAAGCATCAAATGTTATAATCGTTAGACAATCGGAATAGCAAGCTTTTCAGTTAGGAGAGAACTTCAATAGAAGTTCTCTCCTTCCTATAAATTTTTTAAATCTAGAAAAATATTGATCACTTTCTGAAGAATATATTTAAAAGTATTGTCAAAATAATACTTATAATAATTGAAGTGACAATTGGGAAATAAAAAGTAAAGTTGTCTTTTTTTATAATTATATCTCCTGGCAGCTTAAAGAATCTAAAGTAATCGCTAAATTTACTATTTAAGATAATAAATAAACCAATGATAATAAAAACAATACCTAATATTATAAAAAATTTGCCAAAGCCATTAAGCATAATATATATCTTTATTTTTTATTATTTTCT encodes:
- a CDS encoding cold shock domain-containing protein, which produces MSNKGKVKWFNDSKGYGFVTGNNGSDVFVHYSAIAMKGFKTLKEGDEVTFDIIDGPKGPQASNVIIVRQSE
- a CDS encoding DUF2905 domain-containing protein, whose translation is MLNGFGKFFIILGIVFIIIGLFIILNSKFSDYFRFFKLPGDIIIKKDNFTFYFPIVTSIIISIILTILLNIFFRK